The proteins below come from a single Triticum aestivum cultivar Chinese Spring chromosome 5D, IWGSC CS RefSeq v2.1, whole genome shotgun sequence genomic window:
- the LOC123124715 gene encoding DNA polymerase delta subunit 4-like — translation MKYNREIAPPARERERAMRSGGDVKSFFRQQKAHSGAAAAKPTSGVSKKQAHHHHQKQAAARPTPDHGDGADARREEAENVERKAREFDMDMRYGPCLGLTRAQRWQRADALGLAPPPHALCSDDQPCLWEGRV, via the exons ATGAAATACAACAGAGAGATCGCGCcgccggcgagagagagagagagagccatgaGGAGCGGCGGCGACGTCAAGTCCTTCTTCCGGCAGCAGAAGGCCCACTCCGGCGCAGCGGCCGCCAAGCCCACCAGCGGCGTCTCCAAGAAGCaagcgcaccaccaccaccagaagcaagcggCGGCGCGCCCGACGCCAG ATCACGGCGATGGCGCCGACgcgaggagggaggaggcggagAACGTGGAGAGGAAGGCCAGGGAGTTCGACATGGACATGCGCTATGGGCCCTGCCTCGGCCTCACCCGCGCCCAGCGCTGGCAGCGCGCCGACGCGCtgggcctcgccccgccgccgcacgcgcTCTGCTCCGACGACCAGCCGTGCCTCTGGGAGGGCCGCGTCTAG